A single genomic interval of Carettochelys insculpta isolate YL-2023 chromosome 16, ASM3395843v1, whole genome shotgun sequence harbors:
- the LOC142021928 gene encoding parvalbumin, thymic CPV3 — MSITDFLNPSDIAAALKDCQAPDSFSHKKFFQISGMSKKSSSQIKDIFQLLDNDQSGFIEEDELKYFLQRFECGARVLTASETKAFLAAADHDGDGKIGAEEFQEMVHS, encoded by the exons ATGAGCATCACAGACTTCCTCAACCCTTCTGATATTGCCGCTGCCCTGAAGGACTGCCAAG CCCCAGATTCCTTCAGCCACAAAAAATTCTTTCAGATCAGCGGCATGTCcaaaaagagcagcagccagattAAAGATATCTTCCAGCTCTTAGACAATGACCAAAGTGGttttattgaggaagatgaactCAA GTATTTCCTCCAGCGGTTTGAGTGTGGAGCCCGAGTGTTAACTGCTTCAGAAACCAAGGCTTTTTTGGCAGCTGCAGATCATGATGGGGATGGCAAAATTGGGGCTGAAG AATTCCAGGAAATGGTGCACTCCTGA